One Natrinema longum genomic window carries:
- a CDS encoding methyltransferase domain-containing protein yields MSDHERADDDADAGTESDADRDRVPVLLVRGDREYLVEPGDEMGTDLGVLEVPEDVHSGDTLETHLGDEFQVRRLRGPDLFHHFERTGAPMVPRDIGLVLGETGIAGGDRVLDAGTGTGVLAALMARAGAEVVTYEQDPEFADVARENMALGGVEDAVDVRTGDVLEDVDALEPSSFDVLTLDTADAPAMVEHAPDLLVDGGFVAVYSPFIESTREVAETAREVGLANITTRETIQREMQFDERGSRPSTAPVGHTGYLTIARNE; encoded by the coding sequence CGACGCCGACGCCGGGACCGAGAGCGACGCCGACCGGGACCGCGTTCCGGTCTTGCTCGTCCGCGGCGACCGCGAGTACCTCGTCGAACCCGGCGACGAGATGGGGACCGACCTCGGCGTGCTCGAGGTCCCCGAGGACGTCCACTCGGGCGATACCCTCGAGACGCATCTGGGCGACGAGTTTCAGGTCCGTCGACTGCGCGGCCCGGACCTCTTTCATCACTTCGAGCGGACTGGCGCGCCGATGGTCCCCCGTGACATCGGACTGGTACTGGGCGAAACGGGAATCGCCGGCGGCGACCGCGTGCTCGACGCCGGGACCGGAACCGGCGTGCTCGCGGCCCTGATGGCGCGTGCCGGTGCCGAGGTCGTGACCTACGAGCAAGACCCGGAATTCGCCGACGTCGCCCGCGAGAACATGGCGCTTGGCGGCGTCGAGGACGCCGTCGACGTTCGAACCGGTGACGTCCTCGAGGACGTCGACGCCCTCGAGCCGTCGTCCTTCGACGTCCTGACCCTCGATACGGCCGACGCACCCGCGATGGTCGAACACGCGCCCGACCTCCTGGTCGACGGCGGGTTCGTCGCGGTCTACAGTCCGTTCATCGAGTCGACTCGCGAGGTCGCCGAGACCGCCCGCGAGGTCGGCCTCGCGAACATCACGACCCGCGAGACGATTCAACGCGAGATGCAGTTCGACGAACGGGGCTCGCGGCCCTCGACCGCGCCCGTCGGTCACACCGGGTATCTGACGATCGCGCGGAACGAATAG
- a CDS encoding transcription factor S: MEFCDECGSMMKAEDGLWECGSCGFTKPKGDADQYIVTDDQEASEVIESSGETSLPETDAICPECGNGRAHWYMQQIRSADESETRFFICTECEHKWREDDN, from the coding sequence ATGGAATTTTGCGACGAATGCGGTTCGATGATGAAAGCCGAGGACGGCCTCTGGGAGTGTGGTAGCTGTGGGTTTACGAAACCGAAAGGCGACGCGGACCAGTATATCGTCACCGACGATCAGGAGGCCAGCGAGGTCATCGAGTCCTCCGGCGAGACCTCGCTGCCCGAAACCGACGCGATCTGTCCCGAGTGTGGCAACGGCCGCGCCCACTGGTACATGCAACAGATCCGGTCGGCCGACGAGTCCGAGACGCGCTTTTTCATCTGCACCGAGTGCGAGCACAAGTGGCGCGAGGACGACAACTAA
- a CDS encoding DUF5789 family protein, with amino-acid sequence MSDVKLSRIDAVFADLEYPISQDDAATELEDVTLLLADGERNLGALVEKSERDRFESMDDLRAELHNVLPREAVGEPYQSEGEG; translated from the coding sequence ATGTCCGACGTCAAACTCAGTCGAATCGACGCTGTCTTCGCGGACCTCGAGTACCCGATCTCGCAGGACGACGCCGCCACCGAACTCGAGGACGTCACGCTCTTGCTCGCCGACGGCGAGCGGAATCTGGGGGCGCTCGTCGAAAAAAGCGAGCGCGACCGCTTCGAATCGATGGACGACCTCCGGGCGGAACTCCACAACGTCCTTCCGCGGGAGGCCGTCGGCGAGCCCTACCAGTCGGAGGGAGAGGGCTAG
- a CDS encoding MFS transporter: MRRLVERLVAPFAVDRRVLALAGARMADGIGNSFLIIVIPLYVTSGVVGGTAFGLGESMIIGLVLSLFGFLNSSFQPATGRLSDRIGRRKPFILVGLAGLAMTNVAYVFAETYVSLLVIRGLQGVSVAFIIPSSVALVNELATTGDRGGNMGVYNTFRLVGFGAGPAVAGAVVSRGPYALPGGAVIDGFDAAFYIATITATISYVMVTVLVSDPESTAANAGADLSIPILDRSGTNLLDPVFTLGVASLFMATAIALFATIQPQVNARLEQGSTWFGLQFAAFIIAQVALQTPIGRACDRYGRRPFIVVGMLLLVPTTLVQGFLFSSVLMFLARLFQGIAAAMVFAPSLALVGDLAGPGESGSKLSVLTMAFGYGIALGPLSSGALVGYGFEVPFVFGTSLAVLGVVLVYTQVEETLETTASVPVVGSD, translated from the coding sequence ATGCGGAGACTCGTGGAGCGGCTCGTCGCGCCGTTTGCCGTGGATCGACGGGTGCTCGCGCTGGCGGGTGCCCGGATGGCCGACGGGATCGGGAACTCGTTTCTGATCATCGTCATTCCGCTGTACGTGACCAGCGGCGTCGTCGGCGGGACGGCGTTCGGTCTCGGGGAGTCGATGATCATCGGGCTTGTTCTCTCGCTGTTTGGCTTCCTCAACAGCAGTTTTCAGCCCGCTACCGGCCGCCTGTCGGATCGCATCGGGCGGCGAAAGCCGTTCATTCTGGTCGGCCTCGCCGGGCTCGCGATGACGAACGTGGCCTACGTTTTCGCGGAGACGTACGTCTCGCTGCTGGTCATCCGCGGGTTACAGGGCGTCAGCGTCGCCTTCATCATCCCGTCGTCGGTGGCCCTGGTCAACGAACTCGCGACGACGGGCGATCGCGGCGGGAACATGGGGGTCTACAACACCTTTCGGCTGGTCGGTTTCGGTGCCGGCCCGGCGGTCGCCGGTGCCGTCGTCAGTCGCGGCCCGTACGCGCTTCCCGGCGGGGCGGTGATCGACGGCTTCGACGCAGCCTTTTATATCGCGACGATCACGGCCACGATCAGCTACGTCATGGTGACGGTCCTCGTCTCCGACCCCGAATCGACGGCCGCCAACGCCGGCGCGGACCTCTCGATCCCGATCCTCGACCGGTCGGGCACGAACCTGCTCGATCCCGTCTTCACGCTCGGCGTCGCGTCGCTGTTCATGGCGACCGCGATCGCGCTGTTCGCGACGATCCAGCCCCAGGTCAACGCCCGCCTCGAGCAGGGATCGACCTGGTTCGGGCTGCAGTTCGCGGCGTTCATCATCGCGCAGGTCGCCCTCCAGACGCCGATCGGGCGGGCCTGCGATCGGTACGGCCGACGGCCGTTCATCGTCGTCGGAATGCTGTTGCTGGTGCCGACGACGCTCGTACAGGGATTTCTCTTCTCGTCCGTTTTGATGTTCCTCGCCCGGCTGTTCCAGGGCATCGCCGCCGCGATGGTCTTTGCCCCGTCGCTGGCGTTGGTGGGCGACCTCGCCGGTCCGGGCGAGTCCGGGTCGAAGCTGTCGGTGCTGACGATGGCGTTTGGCTACGGGATCGCCCTCGGGCCGCTTTCCTCGGGCGCGCTGGTCGGGTACGGCTTCGAAGTTCCATTCGTCTTCGGGACGTCACTCGCAGTGCTCGGGGTGGTTCTCGTGTATACGCAGGTCGAAGAGACGCTCGAGACGACGGCCT